In Spinacia oleracea cultivar Varoflay chromosome 5, BTI_SOV_V1, whole genome shotgun sequence, a single window of DNA contains:
- the LOC110785113 gene encoding transcription repressor OFP1-like — MGNQRFKFKLSDMIPNAWFYKLKDDTTKNQKSQSTKLRQDHLSPPQPPTSTVKTTRDTHQASNPEPQCHPRKSYHITRVLNPPSQELDFHPVTPPRKSKSSSKSRKSSRRTSSLSSSSCKSTTTFQSYPSKSNSPSSPPLFEDSLLKTEHKTEDYDIVIDVEKDYVFTFDFKLPPIITKKESKPINFSTQEKIIATPSSRRLQLDKGVRLKINSPRIMGIKQGQNGNSGRKSTSSKKRRSISESFAVVKSSFDPQRDFKESMVEMIVQNNLRGSKDLEDLLACYLSLNLDEYHDVIIEVFKQIWFELRHQK; from the coding sequence ATGGGAAATCAgagatttaaatttaaattatctGATATGATCCCAAATGCTTGGTTCTACAAGCTCAAAGATGACACcaccaaaaatcaaaaatctcAGTCCACAAAGCTCAGGCAAGACCACCTCTCGCCGCCACAACCGCCGACATCTACCGTAAAAACAACCAGAGACACACATCAAGCTTCGAACCCTGAACCTCAATGTCACCCTAGAAAATCATACCATATCACAAGAGTGCTCAACCCCCCATCTCAAGAACTAGACTTTCACCCTGTTACTCCTCCAAGAAAGTCAAAATCATCCtcaaaatcaagaaaatcaaGCAGAAGAACAAGCTCACTTTCTTCTTCTAGCTGTAAATCAACTACTACTTTCCAATCTTACCCTTCTAAATCAAATTCACCGTCTTCTCCTCCCTTGTTTGAAGATTCTCTGCTCAAAACAGAGCATAAAACAGAGGATTACGATATCGTAATCGACGTCGAAAAGGACTATGTATTCACCTTTGATTTCAAACTCCCACCAATTATCACCAAAAAAGAATCAAAACCCATCAATTTCTCAACACAGGAGAAGATTATCGCTACACCTTCTTCAAGGAGACTCCAATTAGACAAAGGAGTAAGATTGAAGATCAATTCTCCAAGAATCATGGGAATAAAACAGGGGCAAAATGGGAATTCAGGTAGGAAGAGCACCAGTTCAAAGAAGAGAAGGAGCATTTCAGAGAGTTTTGCAGTGGTAAAATCGTCATTTGATCCACAAAGAGATTTCAAGGAATCGATGGTGGAAATGATAGTGCAAAACAATTTAAGAGGTTCGAAAGATTTGGAAGATTTGCTAGCTTGTTATCTTTCACTTAATCTAGATGAATATCATGATGTTATTATTGAAGTTTTTAAGCAAATTTGGTTTGAATTAAGGcaccaaaaataa